A window of the Anaerotignum faecicola genome harbors these coding sequences:
- a CDS encoding HAMP domain-containing histidine kinase → PMNAILGMAAIAEQYAGDPEKVINCMKKISYSSKHLLALIDEILDMSRIESGKMLLENKIFSLSGMLEGIVSMFQEQFKGKKLSFNMEKRSIKHDSLIGDEFRLSRILVNILSNAIKYTPEQGQIVFSVTELQAGKEGYVRYQ, encoded by the coding sequence CACCGATGAATGCCATTCTCGGTATGGCAGCAATTGCGGAGCAGTATGCCGGGGATCCTGAAAAAGTGATAAACTGTATGAAAAAAATCTCGTATTCTTCCAAGCATTTGCTGGCGCTGATCGATGAGATCCTTGATATGTCAAGGATTGAAAGCGGCAAGATGCTGCTTGAAAATAAGATTTTTTCACTGTCGGGCATGCTGGAAGGCATTGTATCTATGTTTCAGGAGCAGTTTAAAGGAAAAAAACTTTCGTTTAACATGGAGAAACGCAGTATCAAACATGACAGCCTCATTGGAGATGAATTCCGCCTCAGCCGTATATTGGTGAATATATTGTCCAATGCCATAAAATATACGCCGGAACAGGGACAAATTGTATTCTCTGTAACGGAGCTTCAGGCAGGCAAAGAGGGATATGTCAGATATCAG